One segment of Odontesthes bonariensis isolate fOdoBon6 chromosome 1, fOdoBon6.hap1, whole genome shotgun sequence DNA contains the following:
- the cyb5b gene encoding cytochrome b5 type B, giving the protein MGEEINDNLNTASEPANDSSNEKNGETADSGVKYYTLEDIRVHNLSHDTWLIIHDKVYDITGFLEEHPGGEEVLLEQGGADATESFEDVGHSTDAREMLLQYYIGEVHMDDRKKVNTKEEQVANSGDSSSWTLWFIPAAAAAVVGIMYRLLMSEHKSS; this is encoded by the exons ATGGGTGAAGAAATTAACGACAACCTAAACACGGCCAGCGAACCCGCTAACGACTCCAGTAATGAGAAAAACGGCGAAACAGCGGACAGTGGCGTAAAATATTACACGTTAGAGGACATAAGAGTACACAATTTGAGCCATGACACATGGCTCATCATCCACGATAAAGTATATGACATCACAGGTTTCCTGGAAGAG CATCCAGGCGGTGAGGAGGTTTTGCTGGAGCAGGGAGGTGCAGACGCCACAGAGAGCTTTGAGGATGTAGGTCATTCCACGGATGCCAGGGAGATGCTCCTGCAGTACTACATTGGGGAGGTTCACATG GATGACAGAAAAAAGGTGAACACTAAG GAGGAACAAGTCGCAAATTCAGGAGATTCCAG CTCCTGGACGTTGTGGTTTATACCTGCTGCCGCCGCAGCCGTTGTTGGGATCATGTATCGTTTGTTAATGTCCGAACACAAGAGCTCTTGA
- the dhx38 gene encoding pre-mRNA-splicing factor ATP-dependent RNA helicase PRP16, with amino-acid sequence MMDDDDVSMHRLEGANPAAQVGGLIVKKKSDAAEPHVFRAPTPRTSLLGLDLLAAQKRKERETKEVEDSNDDDRNRKKSKVSSYKDWEEGKSDSGSDEEDDDKDRGAKKERKYRVTGSETPSNPGGVSEEFRRRHQQREKDRREHGVYASSKEDRDRDKERSRDKGSKRRSDRDERESSHGRGSSSSRAERSERSERSQRDGWSDRISRGSKRDEPASPKQHPRDSFTPSRSNWDEDDSGYASTRHSQWESPSPSPSNRESDRSERSHRSSRESERKDRSVRGRYPDDTPLPTPSYKYNEWANDRKHLGSTPRLSQGKARREDGEGGIMFDDADEKDQWEEDQKQADRDWYMMDEGYDEFHNPFTSTSEDYVKKREQILQKQTQKRISAQRRQINEDNERWETNRMLTSGVVQRLEVDEDFEEDNAAKVHLLVHNLVPPFLDGRIVFTKQPEPVIPVKDATSDMAIISRKGCQLVRKHREQKERKKAQHKHWELAGTKLGDIMGIKKTEDEESGGRAVGEDGKVDYRADQKFADHMKEKTEASSEFAKKKTLLEQRQYLPIFAVRQQLLNIIRDNSIVIVVGETGSGKTTQLTQYLHEDGYTRYGMVGCTQPRRVAAMSVAKRVSEEIGTNLGEEVGYAIRFEDCTSEQTLIKYMTDGILLRESLRESDLDHYSAVIMDEAHERSLNTDVLFGLLREVVSRRTDLKLIVTSATMDSDKFAAFFGNVPIFNIPGRTFPVDILFSKTPQEDYVEAAVKQALQIHLSGMAGDILIFMPGQEDIEVTSDQIVERLEDLENAPALAVLPIYSQLPSDLQAKIFQKAPDGVRKCIVATNIAETSLTVDGIMFVVDSGYCKLKVFNPRIGMDALQVYPISQANANQRAGRAGRTGPGQCYRLYTQSAYKNEMLTTTIPEIQRTNLANVVLLLKSLGVQDLLLFHFMDPPPEDNMLNSMYQLWILGALDNTGALTPTGRLMVEFPLDPALSKMLIVSCDMGCSADILIIVSMLSVPAIFYRPKGREEESDQVREKFSVPESDHLTYLNVYMQWKNNNYSSIWCNDHFIHTKAMRKVREVRSQLKDIMVQQKMNLVSCGSDWDIIRKCICAAYFHQAAKLKGIGEYVNVRTGMPCHLHPTSSLFGMGYTPDYIIYHELVMTTKEYMQCVTAVDGEWLAELGPMFYSIKHAGKSRQENRRRAKEEISNMEEEMAMAEEQLRSRREEHERKNNTGSVRAVKICTPGRREEAPMTPRRTPARFGL; translated from the exons atgatggatgatgatgatgtgtcCATGCATAGGCTTGAAGGGGCTAATCCAGCCGCTCAAGTTGGTGGACTCAtagtgaagaagaaaagtgatGCTGCAGAGCCTCACGTGTTTCGGGCACCCACGCCTCGCACATCTTTGCTGGGCTTGGATCTCCTGGCTGCCCAAAAAAGAAAGGAGCGTGAGACTAAGGAAGTGGAAGATTCTAACGATGATGACAGAAACAGGAAGAAGTCAAAGGTTTCCTCTTACAAGGACTGGGAGGAAGGAAAAAGTGACTCTGGGTCTGATGAAGAAGACGACGATAAGGATAGGGGTGCTAAGAAAGAGAG GAAGTACCGTGTGACTGGCTCTGAGACACCTTCCAACCCCGGAGGGGTCAGCGAAGAGTTCAGACGCAGGCACCAGCAAAGGGAGAAAGACAGGCGTGAACATGGAGTCTACGCCTCCTCCAAGGAGGACAGGGATAGAGATAAAGAAAGGAGCAGAGACAAGGGGAGTAAGCGACGGAGTGACAGAG ATGAGCGAGAAAGCAGCCATGGtcgtggcagcagcagcagccgggCGGAGCGCAGTGAGAGAAGTGAGCGCTCACAGAGAGACGGATGGTCCGATCGTATCAGCCGCGGGAGTAAGAGAGATGAACCGGCATCGCCAAAGCAGCATCCGAGAG ATTCTTTCACACCTTCCCGCTCCAACTGGGATGAGGATGATAGTGGTTATGCCAGTACAAGGCATTCCCAGTGGGAGTCTCCATCCCCCTCCCCATCTAACAGAGAGTCAGATCGCTCAGAAAGAAGCCATCGCTCCAGTCGAGAGAGTGAGAGGAAGGACAG ATCTGTCAGGGGTCGTTACCCTGACGACACACCCCTGCCTACCCCGTCCTATAAGTACAATGAGTGGGCCAACGACAGAAAGCATTTGGGTTCCACACCTCGTTTATCACAAGGAAAAG CTCGAAGAGAAGATGGGGAAGGAGGCATTATGTTTGACGATGCAGATGAGAAAGACCAGTGGGAGGAGGACCAGAAG CAAGCTGACAGAGATTGGTACATGATGGATGAAGGCTATGATGAGTTCCACAACCCTTTCACTTCCACCTCTGAGGATTATGTGAAGAAAAGAGAACAAATCCTTCAGAAACAGACTCAGAAAAGAATATCTGCCCAGAGGCGACAGATTAATGAG GATAACGAGCGGTGGGAGACCAACCGTATGCTGACGAGTGGTGTGGTGCAAAGGTTGGAGGTGGATGAAGATTTTGAGGAAGACAATGCTGCTAAGGTTCACCTATTAGTCCATAATCTGGTCCCTCCCTTTCTTGATGGAAGAATAGTCTTCACTAAGCAG CCAGAGCCCGTTATTCCTGTGAAAGATGCTACCTCTGACATGGCCATCATCTCTCGAAAAGGCTGCCAGCTTGTTCGCAAACATCGTGAGCAGAAAGAACGCAAAAAG GCACAGCACAAACACTGGGAACTGGCAGGCACCAAGCTGGGTGATATTATGGGTATCAAGAAGACAGAGGATGAAGAGTCTGGGGGCAGAGCGGTGGGCGAGGATGGCAAAGTAGATTACAG AGCCGATCAAAAGTTTGCAGACCACATGAAAGAGAAGACTGAGGCCAGCAGTGAGTTTGCTAAAAAGAAGACTCTTTTGGAGCAGAGACAGTACCTGCCCATCTTTGCTGTCAGGCAGCAGCTCCTCAACATCATAAG GGACAACAGCATTGTGATTGTTGTTGGGGAGACAGGCAGTGGTAAGACGACCCAGCTAACACAGTACCTGCATGAAGATGGTTACACTCGCTACGGTATGGTGGGTTGTACTCAGCCCCGAAGAGTGGCAGCCATGAGTGTGGCCAAGAGAGTCAGCGAGGAGATTGGCACCAACCTTGGAGAGGAG GTTGGATATGCAATTCGTTTTGAGGACTGCACATCTGAACAAACGCTGATTAAGTACATGACAGATGGAATTCTGCTCAGGGAGTCTCTGCGGGAGTCAGATCTGGACCACTACAGTGCTGTTATAATGGATGAAGCTCACGAACGCTCCCTTAATACGGATGTGCTGTTCGGGCTGCTACGTGAG GTTGTGTCTCGACGCACTGACTTGAAGCTCATTGTTACCTCTGCCACGATGGACTCAGACAAATTTGCAGCATTTTTTGGCAACGTACCCATATTCAATATTCCAGGAAGAACATTTCCAGTCGACATCTTGTTCAGCAAG ACGCCTCAGGAGGACTACGTGGAGGCTGCAGTGAAGCAGGCCCTGCAGATCCACCTCAGTGGGATGGCTGGGGACATCCTCATCTTTATGCCTGGACAGGAAGATATTGAG GTGACATCGGATCAGATTGTGGAGCGTTTGGAGGACTTGGAGaatgctcctgctctggctgtGCTGCCCATTTATTCACAACTTCCATCTGACCTCCAGGCCAAGATCTTCCAGAAG GCTCCAGACGGTGTGAGGAAATGCATTGTTGCTACAAACATCGCTGAGACGTCCCTCACCGTGGATGGAATCATGTTTGTTGTGGATTCGGGATACTGCAAACTTAAG GTTTTTAATCCTCGCATCGGCATGGATGCTCTCCAGGTTTATCCCATCAGTCAGGCCAATGCCAACCAGCGTGCTGGCCGAGCAGGACGTACAGGACCAGGGCAGTGTTACAG GCTATACACTCAAAGTGCCTATAAGAACGAGATGCTGACCACCACCATACCTGAAATCCAGAGGACAAACTTGGCCAATGTGGTTCTGCTGTTGAAGTCTCTGGGTGTTCAGGACTTGCTCCTCTTCCATTTCATGGATCCACCACCTGAGGACAACATGCTTAACTCCATGTACCAGCTCTGGATCTTGGGAGCTCTGGACAACACAG GTGCTTTGACACCAACAGGCCGTCTGATGGTGGAGTTTCCTCTTGACCCTGCCCTCTCCAAGATGCTCATCGTGTCCTGTGACATGGGCTGCAGTGCAGACATCCTCATCATCGTCTCCATGTTGTCTGTGCCAGCCATCTTCTACAGGCCTaag GGTCGTGAAGAGGAGAGTGACCAGGTGAGGGAGAAGTTCTCAGTCCCAGAGAGTGACCACCTCACCTACCTTAATGTCTACATGCAGTGGAAGAACAACAATTACTCCAGCATCTGGTGCAATGACCATTTCATTCACACCAAGGCTATGCGCAAG GTGCGTGAGGTGCGTTCACAGTTAAAGGACATCATGGTGCAACAGAAGATGAACCTGGTTTCCTgtggatcagactgggatatcATTAGAAAGTGCATCTGTGCTGCTTACTTCCACCAAGCGGCCAAGCTCAAG GGCATTGGTGAATACGTGAACGTGAGAACAGGCATGCCATGCCACCTTCATCCCACCAGCTCCCTGTTTGGCATGGGCTACACACCCGACTACATAATTTACCACGAACTCGTCATGACCACAAAG GAGTACATGCAGTGTGTGACTGCAGTGGATGGGGAGTGGCTGGCGGAACTCGGGCCCATGTTTTACAGCATCAAACATGCAGGAAAAAGCCGACAG GAGAACCGTCGGCGGGCCAAGGAGgagatcagcaacatggaggaggagatggCCATGGCTGAGGAGCAGCTGCGTTCACGTCGAGAAGAGCATGAGAGGAAGAACAACACTGGCAGTGTTAG GGCAGTGAAAATCTGCACCCCAGGAAGAAGAGAGGAGGCCCCGATGACACCACGACGCACACCAGCCCGGTTCGGACTGTGA